In one Achromobacter spanius genomic region, the following are encoded:
- a CDS encoding DUF6708 domain-containing protein — protein MTRDHTDIVQRLPRSLLIGAKRLPQGPIRRPKSIDVEGEGMFAIRRISEKAIELEPFGNLMRNVFASGIGVSLVMGTGISILFSIFAPAPLPPLMLLLMFLNPWMGAAFVCIPYFLTRHYSGKFRGGFIRIHRGTRRLYVVTPRDQQLRILEWDQIQALAGYVPMVGAAGYSSQYPLYLIAVDWNQTPPAEVCVSCGNLGWRDGGSSAKELWDYLQIFMEHGPATLPQPPPIPPRLSRKETFLRFYRDWADKYRRDLATPKGKRWAVLVIPAKILALICIVFPDSLAEFIEYNVPYTSFPKEIDALCGFKEKRVPIMRLNGERIDS, from the coding sequence TTGACTCGTGATCACACCGACATCGTCCAGCGACTTCCTCGATCGCTTTTGATCGGTGCAAAACGACTTCCTCAAGGCCCAATTCGCCGGCCAAAGAGCATCGACGTCGAAGGCGAAGGCATGTTCGCAATACGGCGAATTAGCGAAAAAGCCATTGAATTGGAACCTTTCGGCAATCTGATGCGCAACGTGTTTGCCAGTGGCATCGGGGTGAGCTTGGTAATGGGCACAGGAATTTCGATACTCTTCTCGATCTTCGCCCCCGCTCCACTCCCCCCCTTGATGTTGCTATTGATGTTTCTGAATCCATGGATGGGCGCAGCGTTCGTTTGCATTCCTTACTTCCTCACCCGCCACTATTCAGGAAAATTCCGTGGCGGCTTCATCCGCATTCATCGCGGCACGCGCAGGCTCTACGTGGTCACTCCTCGCGACCAGCAATTGCGGATACTTGAATGGGACCAAATTCAAGCCCTGGCCGGCTACGTACCCATGGTCGGCGCAGCCGGGTATAGCAGCCAATATCCCCTTTATCTGATCGCCGTTGACTGGAATCAAACGCCTCCCGCGGAAGTCTGCGTGTCCTGCGGCAACCTCGGCTGGCGCGACGGGGGAAGCTCCGCCAAGGAGCTATGGGACTACCTTCAGATATTCATGGAACACGGCCCAGCCACATTGCCGCAACCGCCCCCCATCCCTCCCCGCCTATCACGCAAAGAAACCTTCCTGCGTTTCTACCGCGACTGGGCGGACAAATACCGCCGTGACCTCGCCACTCCAAAAGGAAAGCGATGGGCGGTCCTGGTGATCCCCGCCAAGATCCTGGCACTGATCTGCATCGTGTTCCCCGACAGCCTTGCAGAGTTCATCGAATACAACGTGCCCTACACGTCCTTCCCCAAAGAGATCGACGCGCTCTGCGGCTTCAAGGAAAAGCGCGTTCCCATCATGCGGCTGAATGGTGAACGCATAGACTCGTGA
- a CDS encoding GNAT family N-acetyltransferase, translating into MPHDNNRVELTLLTADAAEACLAQLSGLLHACVQNGASVSFVLPFSMDDANAFWRVKVLPAVAQGGLSLWIARQGGRLAGAVQLDCDTPPNQAHRAEIRKLLVHPDFRRRGIARRLLNEAEAHAVKLGRSLITLDTRTGDSAEPLYTSAGYIAIGQIPGFSRDPHDPGKVDATTIMYKRV; encoded by the coding sequence ATGCCCCACGACAACAACCGCGTTGAACTGACCCTGCTGACGGCCGACGCCGCAGAAGCCTGCCTGGCCCAACTGAGCGGTCTGCTGCACGCCTGCGTGCAGAATGGGGCCAGCGTCAGCTTCGTCCTGCCGTTTTCGATGGACGACGCCAATGCCTTCTGGCGAGTCAAAGTGCTGCCTGCGGTGGCGCAAGGCGGTCTGTCGTTGTGGATCGCGCGCCAGGGCGGCCGGCTGGCCGGCGCCGTGCAACTGGACTGCGACACGCCGCCCAATCAAGCGCATCGGGCCGAGATCCGCAAGCTGCTGGTCCACCCGGACTTCCGCCGCCGAGGCATCGCCCGCCGCCTGCTTAACGAAGCCGAAGCGCACGCCGTGAAGCTGGGCCGCAGCCTCATCACCCTGGACACCCGCACGGGCGATAGCGCCGAACCCCTGTATACGTCGGCCGGTTATATCGCGATAGGACAAATCCCCGGATTCAGCCGCGACCCGCATGACCCGGGCAAGGTGGATGCGACGACGATCATGTACAAGCGGGTGTAA
- a CDS encoding helix-turn-helix domain-containing protein, producing the protein MENTTIDTDLDRRIAQRLKALRQERGWSLDQLAGLAGVSRATLSRLENADVSPTAAVLGKLCAAHGLTMSRLMMMVEDDFAPLVPEHAQAVWVDDSAGFRRRSVSPPAQQLAGEVLACELAPGSRIAYDQSPRAGLEHHLLMLEGELSLTVDGQSYTLAPGDCLRYQLFGASLFVTPPQRGARYLLFIV; encoded by the coding sequence ATGGAAAACACGACCATCGATACTGATCTGGATCGCCGCATCGCCCAGCGGCTGAAGGCGCTGCGGCAAGAGCGCGGTTGGTCTTTGGACCAGCTTGCCGGCTTGGCGGGCGTGAGTCGCGCCACCTTGTCGCGCCTGGAAAACGCCGATGTCAGCCCCACCGCAGCGGTGCTCGGCAAGCTATGCGCCGCGCACGGCCTGACCATGTCGCGCCTGATGATGATGGTGGAAGACGACTTCGCGCCGCTCGTGCCCGAACACGCCCAAGCCGTCTGGGTCGACGACAGCGCGGGTTTTCGCCGCCGTTCGGTGTCCCCACCCGCGCAGCAACTGGCCGGCGAAGTCCTGGCATGCGAACTGGCGCCTGGCTCGCGCATTGCTTACGACCAATCGCCACGGGCCGGACTGGAACATCACCTGCTGATGCTGGAAGGCGAATTGAGCCTCACCGTTGATGGGCAGTCGTACACCTTGGCGCCGGGCGATTGTCTGCGTTACCAACTGTTCGGCGCCAGCCTGTTCGTGACCCCGCCGCAACGCGGCGCCCGTTATCTGCTATTCATCGTCTGA
- a CDS encoding phospholipase D family protein, which yields MPLARVLLMSLLCLSLLGGCALPPLDKRSESQALTPDESLATPLGRGIAPRAAAHPGKSGIHPLSDAHDAFAARMMLARAAERSLDVQYYIWHNDMTGTLLLETLHEAADRGVRVRLLLDDNGTAGLDKVLAALDTHPNIEVRLYNPFALRWPKPLGYLTDFSRLNRRMHNKSFTADNQATIIGGRNIGDEYFGAGSGVLFTDLDVLAIGAVVNDVSTDFDRYWASDSAYPVDRLLKPALPGELDALEEQAAKVERSPEAATYAQALKQLPFIRQLLQGELELEWADTRMVSDDPRKTLGTAPREATLPHQLYDIIGTPTQDMELVSPYFVPTAEGTQSFAKLARNGVKVRVLTNALEATDVAVVHSGYAKRRKDLLVSGVELYEMKRKAGGAARNKSMGPFGSSGSSLHAKTFAVDGQRIFVGSFNFDPRSARLNTELGFVIDSPTLAGRIADAFEDEVPKVAYRVCLDDQGGLYWLEQRDGKTLRHDTEPGTSVWKRFSVWFVSLLPLESML from the coding sequence ATGCCTTTGGCCAGAGTCCTACTCATGTCTCTCCTTTGCCTATCGCTTTTGGGCGGCTGCGCCCTGCCGCCGCTGGACAAGCGCAGCGAATCGCAGGCCTTGACGCCTGACGAGTCGCTCGCCACGCCGTTGGGGCGCGGCATTGCGCCGCGAGCGGCAGCCCACCCCGGTAAATCCGGCATCCATCCCTTGAGCGACGCCCACGACGCCTTTGCCGCCCGCATGATGCTGGCGCGCGCGGCCGAGCGCAGCCTGGATGTGCAGTACTACATCTGGCACAACGACATGACGGGCACCCTGCTGCTGGAAACACTGCACGAGGCAGCCGACCGGGGCGTGCGCGTGCGCCTGCTGCTGGACGACAACGGCACGGCCGGCCTGGACAAGGTGCTGGCGGCGCTGGATACGCACCCCAATATTGAAGTGCGGCTGTACAACCCTTTTGCGCTGCGCTGGCCGAAGCCCTTGGGCTACCTCACGGATTTCAGCCGCTTGAACCGGCGCATGCACAACAAGTCGTTCACCGCCGACAACCAGGCCACCATCATTGGCGGCCGCAATATCGGCGACGAATACTTTGGCGCGGGCAGCGGCGTGTTGTTCACCGACCTGGACGTGTTGGCGATTGGCGCGGTGGTGAATGATGTGTCGACGGACTTCGACCGCTATTGGGCCAGCGATTCCGCCTACCCCGTGGACCGCTTGCTGAAACCGGCCCTGCCTGGCGAACTGGACGCGCTGGAGGAACAGGCCGCCAAGGTCGAACGGTCGCCCGAGGCCGCCACGTATGCCCAGGCCCTGAAGCAGTTGCCCTTCATCCGGCAACTGTTGCAAGGCGAGCTGGAGCTGGAATGGGCCGACACCCGCATGGTCAGCGACGATCCGCGCAAGACGCTGGGCACCGCGCCGCGCGAGGCCACGCTGCCGCACCAGCTCTACGACATCATCGGCACGCCCACCCAAGACATGGAACTGGTGTCGCCCTATTTTGTGCCAACGGCCGAGGGCACCCAGTCCTTCGCGAAGCTGGCCCGAAACGGGGTGAAGGTGCGGGTGCTGACCAATGCGCTGGAGGCGACCGACGTGGCGGTGGTGCATTCCGGCTACGCCAAGCGCCGCAAGGACCTGCTGGTCAGCGGCGTCGAGCTCTATGAAATGAAGCGCAAAGCGGGCGGAGCCGCGCGCAACAAAAGCATGGGGCCGTTTGGCAGTTCGGGCTCCAGCCTGCACGCCAAGACCTTTGCGGTGGACGGGCAACGCATCTTTGTCGGCTCGTTCAACTTTGATCCGCGATCGGCCAGGCTGAACACCGAACTGGGCTTTGTGATCGACAGCCCGACGCTGGCGGGCCGTATTGCCGACGCCTTTGAAGACGAGGTTCCCAAGGTGGCATACCGTGTATGCCTGGACGACCAGGGCGGCTTGTACTGGCTGGAACAGCGCGACGGCAAGACGCTGCGGCATGATACCGAGCCGGGCACGTCGGTGTGGAAGCGGTTCTCGGTGTGGTTCGTGTCGCTGTTGCCGCTGGAATCCATGCTGTGA
- a CDS encoding 2OG-Fe(II) oxygenase: MTAPPHPALPDLDWTAITQSLDAHGHAILPALLTPAQCAELADAYCATDRYRSRIVMARHGFGRGEYQYFAYPLPPLLQALRTALYPRLAPVANRWNRQMGFAVQYPDDHAAFLQRCHDAGQRRPTPLILQYGPGDYNCLHQDLYGEHVFPLQVAVLLSRPGVDFTGGEFVMLETSSREQRADVLPLQQGDALIFTVNQRPVPGTRSWRKVAMRHGVSALRSGRRHTLGLIFHDAQ; this comes from the coding sequence ATGACCGCCCCGCCCCACCCTGCTTTGCCCGACCTGGACTGGACCGCCATCACGCAGTCCCTGGACGCGCACGGCCATGCGATTCTGCCCGCCCTGTTGACTCCTGCCCAATGTGCCGAGCTGGCTGATGCCTATTGCGCCACGGACCGCTACCGCAGCCGTATCGTGATGGCGCGACATGGCTTTGGGCGCGGCGAATATCAGTACTTTGCCTACCCGCTGCCGCCCTTGCTGCAGGCGCTGCGCACGGCGCTGTACCCTCGCCTGGCGCCGGTTGCCAACCGCTGGAACCGGCAGATGGGCTTTGCCGTGCAATACCCCGACGATCACGCCGCCTTCCTGCAACGCTGCCACGACGCGGGGCAACGGCGGCCCACACCCTTGATCCTGCAATACGGCCCCGGCGACTACAACTGCCTGCATCAGGACCTGTACGGCGAACATGTGTTTCCCCTGCAAGTGGCGGTGCTGTTGTCGCGCCCGGGCGTGGATTTCACGGGCGGTGAATTCGTCATGCTGGAAACGAGCAGCCGCGAGCAGCGCGCCGATGTGCTGCCGCTGCAACAAGGCGACGCGCTGATCTTCACCGTGAACCAGCGGCCCGTGCCGGGTACGCGCAGTTGGCGCAAGGTGGCGATGCGGCACGGGGTGAGCGCCCTGCGCAGCGGCCGGCGCCATACGCTGGGCCTGATCTTCCACGACGCGCAGTAG
- the alkB gene encoding DNA oxidative demethylase AlkB yields MTLNLFNDEDTAQHGREQIGPQSYVLRGFALPYADALLQGVDAVAAQSPFRHMHTPGGYTMSVALTNCGPLGWASDAQGYRYTRIDPLSGQPWPDLPDAFLQLAQAAAAEAGFPGFTPDACLVNRYEPGSRLSLHQDKNERDYDAPIVSVSLGMPALFLFGGHARPDPAARVPLFHGDVVVWGGVDRLRYHGVMPMKDAPHSRQGSQRINFTLRKAG; encoded by the coding sequence ATGACGCTGAACCTGTTCAATGATGAAGACACCGCCCAGCATGGCCGCGAGCAGATCGGCCCCCAGTCTTACGTGCTGCGCGGATTTGCACTGCCCTATGCCGATGCGTTGCTGCAAGGGGTGGACGCGGTGGCCGCGCAGTCGCCGTTTCGGCACATGCACACGCCGGGCGGCTACACCATGTCGGTGGCGCTGACCAATTGCGGGCCGCTGGGCTGGGCGTCGGACGCGCAGGGCTACCGGTATACACGCATCGATCCGTTGTCCGGCCAACCCTGGCCCGATCTGCCCGACGCCTTTCTGCAACTGGCCCAGGCCGCCGCCGCCGAGGCGGGTTTTCCCGGTTTCACGCCCGATGCCTGCCTGGTGAACCGCTACGAACCCGGCTCGCGCCTGTCACTGCACCAGGACAAGAACGAACGCGATTACGACGCCCCTATCGTGTCGGTGTCGCTGGGCATGCCCGCCCTGTTCCTGTTCGGCGGCCACGCGCGCCCGGACCCGGCGGCGCGGGTGCCCTTGTTTCATGGCGACGTTGTCGTCTGGGGCGGGGTGGACCGGCTGCGCTATCACGGCGTGATGCCGATGAAGGACGCGCCCCACTCGCGGCAGGGCAGCCAGCGGATCAATTTCACCCTGCGCAAGGCGGGCTGA
- a CDS encoding VOC family protein, with translation MHSLGRLVLLVNDYDTAISFYQDKLGMEVFADMPVGQQRYVHLRLPSQPAVGVWLLQAMTQAQRDRVGDQTGGQPVGVFYTDDVMRDHSSFTARGVRFTKEPVHDDTTIYAHFIDLYGNEFILVQMKRP, from the coding sequence ATGCATTCGCTGGGCCGTCTCGTCCTTCTTGTGAACGACTACGACACCGCCATTTCCTTCTATCAAGACAAGCTGGGCATGGAGGTGTTCGCAGATATGCCCGTGGGCCAGCAGCGCTACGTGCACCTGCGCCTGCCGTCCCAGCCCGCCGTGGGCGTCTGGCTGCTGCAAGCCATGACCCAGGCGCAGCGCGACCGCGTCGGCGACCAGACCGGCGGCCAGCCGGTGGGGGTGTTCTACACCGACGACGTCATGCGCGACCACAGCAGCTTCACCGCGCGCGGGGTGCGCTTCACCAAGGAGCCCGTCCATGACGACACCACCATTTATGCCCACTTCATTGACCTGTACGGCAATGAATTCATACTGGTGCAAATGAAGCGCCCCTAG
- a CDS encoding AraC family transcriptional regulator, which translates to MTLAKSKQDWILRAATSGHVERIEAYFGGHGYDMHRHDTYAIGRTLSGVQSFHYRRDFRHSLPGGTIVLHPDEPHDGQAGTEAGFHYRMIYVEPALIQQILGGRPLPFIAGGLSGDARLHAASGALLQNTQDALDPLLEDDALYDLAHALCAAAGRPHRGRTADYVAAERARHYIHASLDTTITLDALAAAAGTDRWSLSRDFRALYGTSPYRYVMLRRLDLARRLIATGMALADAAAHAGFTDQSHLTRRHVQTYGMPPDRWRRMLHA; encoded by the coding sequence ATGACCCTGGCCAAGTCGAAACAGGACTGGATTCTCCGCGCGGCCACCTCCGGCCACGTGGAGCGCATCGAAGCCTATTTCGGCGGTCATGGCTACGACATGCACCGCCATGACACCTACGCCATCGGGCGCACCTTGTCGGGCGTGCAGAGCTTTCATTACCGCCGGGACTTCCGCCACAGCCTGCCCGGCGGCACTATCGTGCTGCACCCCGACGAGCCGCACGACGGCCAGGCCGGCACCGAGGCCGGCTTCCACTACCGCATGATCTACGTCGAACCCGCGCTGATCCAGCAGATTCTGGGGGGCCGGCCGCTGCCGTTCATTGCGGGCGGCCTCTCTGGCGACGCCCGGCTGCACGCCGCCAGCGGCGCCTTGTTGCAGAACACGCAGGACGCGCTGGACCCGCTACTGGAAGACGACGCGCTGTACGACCTGGCCCATGCGCTTTGCGCCGCGGCGGGCCGGCCCCACCGCGGGCGCACCGCCGACTACGTGGCCGCCGAACGCGCCCGGCATTACATCCATGCCTCGCTGGACACAACGATCACCTTGGACGCGTTGGCGGCGGCGGCCGGGACAGACCGTTGGAGCCTGTCGCGCGATTTCCGCGCGCTCTACGGCACCAGCCCCTATCGCTATGTGATGTTGCGCCGGCTGGACCTGGCACGCCGGCTTATCGCCACCGGCATGGCCTTGGCCGACGCCGCGGCCCATGCCGGCTTCACCGACCAAAGCCACCTGACCCGCCGCCATGTCCAGACCTACGGCATGCCGCCCGACCGGTGGCGGCGCATGCTGCACGCCTAG
- a CDS encoding cupin domain-containing protein, whose protein sequence is MPPISAINIASKLALFSEHWRPKVIAQMNDYQFKVVKVQGDFVWHSHADTDETFIVISGRLRIDLRDGHIDLGPGEMAVIPKGVEHKPCAVEEAHLMLVEPCGVPNTGDQGGERQAPNDVWI, encoded by the coding sequence ATGCCCCCCATTTCCGCCATCAATATCGCCAGCAAGCTTGCGCTGTTTTCCGAACACTGGCGCCCCAAGGTCATCGCGCAGATGAACGACTACCAATTCAAGGTGGTCAAGGTGCAAGGCGACTTCGTCTGGCACAGCCACGCCGACACCGACGAAACCTTCATCGTGATCAGCGGCCGATTGCGCATCGACCTGCGCGACGGCCACATCGACCTGGGGCCTGGCGAAATGGCCGTCATTCCCAAGGGCGTGGAGCACAAGCCCTGTGCCGTCGAAGAAGCGCATCTGATGCTGGTTGAACCCTGCGGCGTGCCCAATACGGGCGACCAGGGCGGCGAGCGCCAAGCGCCAAACGATGTCTGGATCTGA
- a CDS encoding SDR family oxidoreductase, whose product MPKVMLVTGGSRGIGAAVAKLAARRGYAVGINYRTHSDAADAVVAEIQQAGGAALAIQADVSQEEDVLRMFRTLDERLGRIDALVNNAGILETQMRLDQMEADRLMRVLSTNVIGAFLCAREAVRRMSPRHGGQGGAIVNVSSAAARLGSPNEYVDYAASKGALDTMTIGLSKEVAPEGIRVNGVRPGTIYTDMHASGGEPGRVDRLKSVIPLRRGGSVEEVAGAVMWLFSEEAGYTSGSFIDVSGGS is encoded by the coding sequence ATGCCCAAAGTCATGCTCGTAACCGGAGGCAGCCGTGGCATCGGCGCCGCCGTCGCCAAGCTGGCCGCGCGCCGCGGCTACGCCGTTGGCATCAACTACCGCACCCACTCTGATGCCGCCGACGCCGTGGTCGCCGAGATCCAGCAGGCGGGCGGCGCCGCGCTGGCCATTCAGGCCGACGTGTCGCAAGAAGAGGACGTGCTGCGCATGTTCCGCACGCTGGACGAGCGCCTGGGCCGCATCGATGCCCTGGTGAACAATGCCGGCATCCTGGAAACGCAGATGCGCCTGGACCAGATGGAAGCCGACCGCCTGATGCGCGTGCTGTCCACCAACGTGATCGGCGCGTTCCTGTGCGCCCGCGAGGCCGTGCGCCGGATGTCGCCGCGCCATGGCGGCCAGGGCGGCGCCATCGTCAACGTGTCGTCGGCGGCGGCGCGCCTGGGCTCACCCAATGAATACGTGGACTATGCAGCGTCCAAGGGGGCGCTGGACACGATGACCATCGGCCTGTCCAAAGAGGTGGCGCCCGAAGGCATCCGCGTGAACGGCGTGCGCCCGGGCACCATCTACACCGACATGCACGCAAGCGGCGGCGAGCCGGGCCGGGTCGACCGCCTGAAAAGCGTGATCCCGCTGCGGCGCGGCGGCTCGGTGGAAGAAGTGGCGGGCGCCGTCATGTGGCTGTTTTCTGAAGAAGCCGGCTATACCAGCGGCTCGTTCATCGACGTGTCCGGTGGCAGTTGA
- a CDS encoding MgtC/SapB family protein yields the protein MAEIWFEIWSTVRSEFADIPDVGEATRIVLRLGMAVILGGMLGFERERSGKAAGLRTHMLVALGAAIFVLVPLQGGMEVADLSRVLQGVIAGIGFLGAGAIIKLSDEREIHGLTTSASIWMTAAIGVAAGMGREATALVSTLLALFVLAVLRRVEARIADGPENKGVIATDDKPRGNG from the coding sequence ATGGCGGAAATCTGGTTCGAAATCTGGTCCACCGTGCGTAGCGAATTCGCCGATATTCCCGATGTCGGCGAAGCCACGCGTATTGTGTTGCGCTTGGGCATGGCGGTGATACTGGGTGGCATGCTGGGCTTCGAGCGCGAGCGCAGCGGCAAGGCCGCGGGCCTGCGCACCCATATGCTGGTGGCGCTGGGCGCGGCCATTTTCGTGCTGGTGCCCTTGCAGGGCGGCATGGAAGTCGCTGACCTTAGCCGGGTGCTGCAGGGAGTGATCGCCGGCATCGGCTTTCTGGGCGCCGGCGCCATCATCAAGCTCAGCGACGAACGCGAGATTCACGGGCTGACCACTTCGGCCAGCATCTGGATGACCGCCGCCATCGGCGTGGCGGCCGGCATGGGCCGCGAGGCCACGGCGCTGGTCAGCACCTTGCTGGCGTTGTTCGTGCTGGCGGTGCTGCGCCGCGTTGAAGCGCGCATTGCCGACGGCCCGGAGAACAAGGGCGTCATTGCCACCGACGACAAACCCCGCGGCAACGGCTGA
- a CDS encoding SDR family oxidoreductase, whose product MDLQLDGKRVLITGASKGIGLACAVAFAREGAAPILVARDDAALHHATAAIREQSGREAHAITLDLALPGAAEKLAKETGPIDILVNNAGAVPGGALDQVQDERWRAGWELKVHGYISLARCYYPHMRDAGAGVIANIIGMAGAAPRADYICGAAANASLIAFTRALGGEAPRHGVRVFGVNPSRTRTDRVLTLARQRAQARWGDESRWQETLSDLPFNRLMEPAEVADMIVFGASPRAAYLSGTVIDLDGGEQYAK is encoded by the coding sequence ATGGACTTGCAGTTGGACGGAAAGCGCGTACTGATCACGGGCGCATCCAAGGGCATCGGCCTGGCCTGCGCCGTGGCCTTTGCGCGCGAAGGCGCGGCCCCCATTCTGGTGGCGCGCGACGACGCGGCGCTGCATCACGCCACGGCCGCCATCCGCGAGCAAAGCGGCCGCGAGGCGCACGCCATCACGCTGGATCTGGCCCTGCCTGGCGCGGCGGAAAAGCTGGCAAAGGAAACCGGGCCCATCGACATATTGGTCAACAACGCGGGCGCGGTGCCTGGCGGCGCGCTGGACCAGGTGCAAGACGAACGCTGGCGCGCGGGCTGGGAACTGAAGGTACACGGCTACATCAGCCTGGCGCGCTGCTACTACCCGCACATGCGCGACGCGGGCGCGGGCGTCATCGCCAACATCATCGGCATGGCGGGCGCGGCGCCGCGCGCGGACTACATCTGCGGCGCGGCGGCCAATGCCTCATTGATTGCGTTTACCCGCGCCCTGGGGGGCGAGGCGCCCCGCCACGGCGTGCGCGTCTTTGGCGTCAACCCCTCGCGCACACGAACCGACCGCGTGCTGACGCTGGCCCGGCAACGCGCGCAGGCACGTTGGGGCGATGAAAGCCGGTGGCAGGAAACCTTGTCAGACCTGCCCTTCAATCGGCTGATGGAACCGGCCGAAGTGGCCGACATGATTGTGTTCGGCGCGTCGCCGCGCGCCGCGTACCTGAGCGGCACCGTCATCGACCTGGACGGCGGCGAGCAGTACGCGAAGTAA
- a CDS encoding HAD family hydrolase: protein MTDFPFDAVLFDCDGVLVDSEPITSHVLAQMLNELGWDITHEETMRVFTGKAVKDELQMIEARTGAKLGPDWFGEFRQRRNAALDRELLEIPGAPDAVRALHRTLDGRIAVASGADRHKVELQLAKVGIAECFGGRVFSGHEMPRSKPFPDVYLAAAQALGVDPKRCAVVEDTVTGATAGVAAGATVFGYSPDANGHSGAEALRNVGVAHVFTSMEQLPALLAGWQAAGR from the coding sequence ATGACTGATTTTCCCTTTGACGCCGTGTTGTTCGATTGTGACGGCGTGCTGGTTGATTCCGAACCCATCACCAGCCACGTGTTGGCCCAGATGCTGAACGAACTGGGTTGGGACATCACCCACGAAGAAACCATGCGCGTCTTCACGGGCAAGGCCGTCAAGGACGAACTGCAGATGATCGAAGCGCGCACTGGCGCCAAGCTGGGGCCGGACTGGTTCGGCGAATTCCGTCAGCGCCGCAACGCCGCGCTGGACCGCGAACTGCTTGAAATTCCCGGCGCGCCCGACGCGGTGCGTGCCCTGCACCGCACGCTGGACGGCCGCATTGCCGTGGCCTCCGGCGCCGACCGTCACAAGGTGGAACTGCAATTGGCAAAGGTCGGCATTGCCGAATGCTTCGGCGGACGCGTCTTCAGCGGCCACGAGATGCCGCGCAGCAAGCCGTTTCCGGACGTGTACCTGGCCGCCGCGCAAGCGCTGGGCGTGGACCCCAAGCGTTGCGCCGTCGTCGAAGACACGGTCACCGGGGCGACGGCCGGGGTGGCGGCGGGCGCCACCGTGTTCGGCTACAGCCCCGACGCCAACGGCCACAGCGGCGCCGAGGCGTTGCGCAATGTGGGCGTGGCCCACGTGTTCACCAGCATGGAGCAACTGCCCGCATTGTTGGCCGGCTGGCAAGCCGCCGGGCGCTGA
- a CDS encoding 2OG-Fe(II) oxygenase, with amino-acid sequence MTSLLLLPLDHYDWTLIGHQLDTEGWALLPGLFPPDAARQLAQANSADRLEALRPALYRRLLPIARAWARALQPDAAYPDDFATWMQHNRDAGQTRPLSAIRRLGQDDYLPLTQHADGDAVFPLQLVALLSDPETAFAGGEFVMTEQRPRMQSRPMVLPLQCGDAAVIAVSHRPVRGIDNIYRVTARHAISRVRAGQRVGLELLLHDGS; translated from the coding sequence ATGACTTCCCTCTTGCTCCTGCCGCTGGACCACTACGACTGGACGCTCATCGGCCATCAGCTGGATACCGAAGGCTGGGCGCTGCTGCCCGGCCTTTTTCCGCCAGATGCCGCGCGCCAGCTCGCGCAAGCCAACAGCGCGGACAGGCTTGAAGCGCTGCGGCCCGCCTTGTACCGCCGCCTGCTGCCCATTGCCCGGGCCTGGGCGCGCGCGCTGCAACCAGACGCGGCGTATCCGGATGACTTTGCCACCTGGATGCAGCACAACCGCGACGCCGGCCAGACCCGCCCCTTGTCCGCTATCCGGCGCTTGGGGCAGGACGACTATCTGCCGCTGACGCAGCACGCGGACGGCGATGCCGTATTTCCCTTGCAGCTTGTCGCCCTGTTGTCGGATCCGGAAACGGCATTTGCCGGCGGCGAATTCGTCATGACAGAACAGCGGCCCCGCATGCAGTCACGCCCCATGGTGCTGCCCTTGCAATGCGGCGACGCGGCGGTGATTGCGGTGTCGCACCGACCGGTGCGAGGCATCGATAACATCTATCGGGTGACCGCGCGGCATGCGATCAGCCGAGTGCGCGCCGGCCAGCGTGTGGGGCTGGAACTGCTGCTGCACGATGGGTCTTGA